The Raoultibacter phocaeensis genome contains a region encoding:
- a CDS encoding molybdopterin-dependent oxidoreductase: MSERIIDCGDGVIKCRTCAWSPPGDHPVGCGMYLTVKNGKVVDVEGDPDHPITQGRLCVRCLTLPEYMYNEKRVLTPLYREREDRGKEAWKPITWDEALDIIEEKVNYVKANWGAESIVAFQGTGREATLYKTPLAYAALGTPNSCFPMSGDSCYGPRCSVADFILGAGYPELDYAAFFPDRFDDPRYEVPKYIVLWGKDPLFSNPDGFFGHTLIDLMKRGSKYIVIDPRVTWMAAHAEYHLQLRPGTDAALGLGMINLIIEEDLYDHDFVENWCYGFDELKERAAEYPLAKVEEITWVPADTIAAATRAIALNHPSSFMWGLAIDTNSNGVQAGHTVLILAAILGDLDVPGGVTLAVPASFMGKWRYECAQQLPPGMLEKQITDPKYKGFRAAHLIAHPDCILDTLETEEPYPLKMAWFYATNGIANTTNAQGKRWFKALEKMEFNVCQDVFMTPTAMGLCDLFLPVTTFAEHDGMVLPHFGRNTHMVMAMNKCVEVGDCRSDLEIDFLVGKRLNPKAWPWDNVGDFFTEQLHNGGVDMTFEDLQNDGWLQMDFEYRKYEKGLLRPDGEPGFNTPTGLVELCSSLYEDWGEDPLPYFEENALTPFSRPDLAEEYPLIMTTGGRETTSFHSEHRQVPSLRAIMPNPLVQINPETAARYGIEDGDWVCIENPLGKAIEKAKITPIVDPRVIHAQHGWWFPEQDAEAPNLNGVWKANINSLIPHRAIGRIGFGAPFKNVLCKIYKVDSLDAFGTLSPDTEEGAIGVDPSSPVAIRKEA; encoded by the coding sequence ATGTCGGAAAGGATAATCGATTGCGGTGATGGCGTTATCAAGTGCCGTACCTGCGCATGGTCGCCGCCGGGCGATCATCCCGTGGGATGCGGCATGTACCTCACCGTAAAAAACGGGAAGGTCGTGGATGTCGAGGGAGACCCCGACCACCCCATCACGCAGGGTCGCCTTTGCGTGCGCTGCCTGACGCTTCCCGAGTACATGTACAACGAGAAGCGCGTTCTCACACCGCTGTACCGCGAGCGCGAGGACCGTGGCAAAGAAGCGTGGAAACCTATCACCTGGGATGAGGCGCTCGACATCATCGAAGAGAAGGTGAACTACGTCAAGGCGAACTGGGGGGCCGAATCGATCGTCGCCTTTCAGGGAACGGGACGCGAGGCGACGCTGTACAAGACACCGCTCGCCTACGCTGCGCTCGGCACGCCCAACTCGTGCTTCCCCATGAGCGGCGATTCATGCTACGGTCCACGCTGCTCGGTAGCTGATTTCATCCTCGGCGCAGGTTATCCCGAACTCGACTATGCCGCCTTCTTCCCCGACCGCTTCGACGATCCGCGCTACGAAGTGCCCAAGTACATCGTACTCTGGGGCAAGGATCCGCTGTTCTCGAACCCCGATGGATTCTTCGGGCACACGCTCATCGACCTCATGAAGCGCGGGTCGAAGTACATCGTTATCGATCCCCGCGTCACCTGGATGGCTGCGCATGCCGAATACCATCTGCAACTGCGCCCCGGCACCGATGCCGCCCTCGGCCTCGGCATGATCAACCTCATCATCGAAGAGGATCTCTACGACCATGATTTCGTAGAGAACTGGTGCTACGGTTTTGACGAGCTTAAGGAACGCGCAGCAGAGTATCCGCTCGCCAAAGTAGAAGAAATCACCTGGGTTCCCGCCGACACCATCGCAGCAGCCACCCGCGCCATCGCTTTGAACCATCCCTCCTCGTTCATGTGGGGACTTGCCATCGATACGAACAGCAACGGCGTACAAGCGGGCCACACGGTGCTCATCTTAGCCGCAATCCTCGGCGACCTCGATGTACCGGGCGGCGTCACGCTTGCCGTGCCCGCCAGCTTCATGGGCAAATGGCGCTACGAATGCGCCCAGCAACTCCCCCCAGGCATGCTCGAGAAACAAATCACCGATCCGAAGTACAAGGGCTTTCGGGCGGCGCACCTTATCGCGCATCCCGACTGCATTCTCGATACCCTTGAAACCGAAGAGCCCTATCCGCTCAAGATGGCATGGTTCTATGCTACTAACGGCATTGCCAATACGACGAACGCGCAGGGCAAACGCTGGTTCAAGGCGCTTGAGAAGATGGAATTCAACGTGTGCCAAGACGTGTTCATGACACCGACCGCCATGGGACTGTGCGATCTCTTCCTTCCCGTAACCACCTTTGCCGAGCATGATGGAATGGTGCTCCCCCATTTCGGCCGAAATACTCACATGGTCATGGCCATGAACAAGTGCGTGGAAGTGGGCGATTGCAGATCCGACTTGGAGATAGACTTCCTCGTAGGCAAGCGGCTCAATCCGAAGGCGTGGCCGTGGGACAACGTGGGCGATTTCTTCACCGAGCAGCTTCACAACGGCGGCGTCGACATGACATTCGAAGACCTGCAAAACGACGGATGGCTGCAGATGGACTTCGAATACCGCAAATACGAGAAGGGGCTTTTGCGCCCCGACGGTGAGCCCGGCTTCAACACTCCGACGGGCCTTGTCGAACTCTGCTCGAGTTTGTACGAGGACTGGGGAGAGGATCCGCTCCCCTACTTCGAGGAGAATGCGCTTACGCCGTTCAGCAGGCCCGATCTTGCCGAAGAGTACCCGCTCATCATGACGACAGGCGGGCGCGAAACCACCTCGTTCCATTCCGAGCATAGGCAAGTGCCGTCATTGCGCGCCATCATGCCCAACCCGCTTGTGCAGATAAACCCCGAAACAGCCGCACGATACGGCATCGAAGACGGCGATTGGGTGTGCATCGAAAACCCGCTTGGCAAAGCCATCGAGAAAGCCAAGATTACCCCGATCGTCGATCCGCGCGTAATCCACGCACAGCATGGCTGGTGGTTCCCCGAGCAAGATGCCGAAGCACCGAATCTGAACGGCGTTTGGAAAGCGAATATCAACAGCCTCATCCCCCATCGCGCAATCGGCCGCATCGGCTTCGGCGCACCGTTCAAGAACGTACTCTGCAAGATATACAAAGTTGACAGCCTTGACGCGTTCGGCACCCTGAGTCCTGATACCGAAGAGGGGGCAATCGGAGTTGATCCCTCAAGCCCTGTCGCGATAAGGAAGGAGGCCTAG
- a CDS encoding zinc-ribbon domain-containing protein, whose translation MCFRPAAVSMTTTCPKCGAECALDVKTCPQCGFELPETPAMPQAPGAPGAPGMPAAPGAPAAPKAPGAPQ comes from the coding sequence ATGTGTTTCAGACCAGCAGCGGTTTCCATGACCACAACGTGCCCGAAGTGCGGAGCTGAATGCGCGCTCGACGTGAAGACGTGTCCCCAATGCGGCTTTGAGTTGCCCGAAACCCCCGCTATGCCACAAGCACCTGGAGCACCTGGGGCTCCGGGTATGCCTGCTGCGCCGGGAGCGCCCGCAGCCCCCAAAGCGCCCGGTGCTCCGCAGTAA
- a CDS encoding molybdopterin-dependent oxidoreductase, translating into MDYQEFLDSVDRKAYHEGEWRWQEGEYTVTRTNHWSPPGCHNGCGVLLYVDGEGKLAHIEGDPLAPFNGGKLCMRCLDMVEAVNHPDRLKYPMRRAGKRGENKWERITWDEAYDEIVEKVNAVKRDFGSHTILFVHGTGRNIGWQLPLFASTALETPNVCNFGFTGFACYLPRMIGASAKMGEMTIIDVSETHEQRYADPSFKRPDVIMVWGNEPLKANADGFLGHWILECMQMGTKIISIDPRLTWLGAKAEYWLQVRPGTDGALGIAMLNTIINEDLVDHEFIDLWCYGYEQLVESVQGKDAEWAAEICGLNADDIRGAARMYANAENASIQWGLAFEQQLSALGVTAAACDLMGVTGNIDNPGGNLLIKCAFDIEKRYGLGDFKIPRENYAGKMTLSAGIESSDIVACASSDALLHAVETGEPFMPQILWLQSANPLSCSGMDAPRMYEAMNKIPYCVVADPFMTPTAVAHADIVLPVAMSCERNSVRTWWTPARSISKCTSFYESKSDEQIILDLGRRLKPENWPWKDDKELSTWYLTDQYAEGGTRYEGDFEELQARGGYKYDPWDAEYYKYEKGMCRPDGQPGFDTATGRFEFWSWGYNHWGVDPMPYHIEPKDSPVSTPEKFKEYPLIATSGGRSYEFFHSEHRQLETMREFHPWPLVTIHPETAEEYGIEEGDWVWVETTHGRCRQKAFLFPGIKKDTIHMEHAWWYPEQEAAEPSLYGTFDSNINNLALNFETGQGGIGSGIKSFLAKIYKYQEGDQMPGEKVTREGGWGDYIPGVMAGDKDSAEKQAAEGNDALQKQLENARRVQSLKVEDADMQGRNALEYAKEHADEVIK; encoded by the coding sequence ATGGATTACCAAGAATTCCTCGATTCGGTAGATCGTAAGGCCTACCATGAAGGCGAATGGCGGTGGCAGGAGGGCGAATATACCGTTACCCGCACCAATCACTGGTCGCCTCCGGGCTGCCATAATGGTTGCGGAGTGCTTTTGTACGTCGATGGGGAAGGCAAGCTTGCTCATATAGAGGGCGATCCCCTTGCCCCGTTCAACGGCGGAAAGCTCTGCATGCGCTGCCTTGATATGGTGGAGGCTGTAAACCATCCCGACCGGCTGAAATACCCCATGCGCCGAGCAGGCAAGCGCGGTGAGAACAAGTGGGAACGCATCACGTGGGACGAGGCCTACGACGAGATCGTCGAGAAAGTCAATGCCGTCAAACGTGATTTCGGCTCCCACACCATCCTGTTCGTGCATGGAACTGGTCGCAACATCGGCTGGCAGCTGCCGCTGTTCGCCTCTACGGCGCTCGAGACGCCGAACGTATGCAACTTCGGGTTCACGGGCTTCGCGTGCTATCTGCCGCGCATGATCGGAGCATCGGCGAAGATGGGCGAGATGACCATCATCGATGTGTCCGAAACACATGAGCAGCGTTACGCCGATCCTTCGTTCAAGCGCCCCGATGTAATCATGGTATGGGGAAACGAGCCTTTGAAGGCGAATGCCGACGGCTTTTTGGGACATTGGATACTCGAATGCATGCAGATGGGTACGAAGATCATCTCCATCGATCCGCGACTGACGTGGCTCGGAGCAAAAGCCGAGTATTGGCTGCAGGTACGTCCTGGAACCGACGGAGCGCTCGGTATCGCCATGCTGAACACCATCATCAACGAGGATCTGGTCGATCACGAGTTCATCGATCTGTGGTGCTACGGCTACGAGCAGCTTGTCGAGTCGGTGCAGGGTAAGGACGCCGAGTGGGCGGCCGAAATATGCGGGCTGAACGCCGATGATATCCGCGGCGCGGCGCGTATGTATGCGAATGCCGAAAACGCCTCTATCCAATGGGGCCTTGCATTTGAGCAGCAGCTTTCTGCGCTCGGCGTTACCGCGGCGGCATGCGACCTCATGGGCGTGACCGGTAACATCGACAATCCTGGTGGCAATCTGCTCATCAAGTGTGCGTTCGACATCGAAAAGCGCTATGGGTTGGGAGATTTCAAGATCCCGCGCGAGAACTACGCAGGGAAGATGACGCTTTCGGCTGGCATAGAATCCTCCGATATCGTGGCATGTGCTTCCTCCGACGCGCTTTTGCATGCGGTCGAGACGGGCGAACCTTTCATGCCCCAGATCCTCTGGCTGCAAAGCGCCAATCCGCTCTCGTGCTCGGGTATGGATGCTCCGCGCATGTACGAAGCCATGAACAAAATCCCGTACTGCGTCGTTGCTGATCCGTTCATGACGCCGACTGCCGTCGCCCATGCCGACATCGTCTTGCCGGTCGCCATGAGCTGCGAGCGCAATTCGGTGCGCACCTGGTGGACGCCTGCTCGGTCCATCTCGAAGTGCACGAGCTTCTACGAGTCCAAATCCGACGAACAGATCATCCTCGATCTTGGCCGCAGGCTTAAGCCCGAAAACTGGCCGTGGAAAGATGATAAGGAGCTTTCTACCTGGTACCTCACCGATCAGTACGCCGAAGGAGGTACGCGCTACGAGGGCGATTTCGAAGAATTGCAGGCGCGCGGCGGCTATAAGTACGATCCGTGGGACGCCGAGTACTACAAATACGAGAAGGGGATGTGCCGTCCCGACGGTCAGCCCGGCTTCGATACGGCTACCGGTCGCTTCGAGTTTTGGAGCTGGGGATACAATCATTGGGGCGTCGATCCCATGCCGTATCATATCGAGCCGAAAGACAGCCCGGTATCCACGCCCGAGAAGTTCAAGGAATATCCGCTCATCGCCACATCGGGCGGCCGCTCCTATGAGTTCTTCCATTCGGAGCACCGCCAACTCGAGACCATGCGCGAATTCCATCCGTGGCCGCTCGTGACTATTCATCCTGAAACGGCTGAGGAGTACGGTATCGAAGAGGGAGATTGGGTGTGGGTTGAGACCACGCATGGCCGCTGCCGTCAGAAGGCGTTTCTGTTCCCCGGTATCAAGAAAGACACCATCCACATGGAGCACGCATGGTGGTATCCGGAGCAAGAAGCGGCTGAGCCGAGCCTGTACGGAACGTTCGATTCCAACATCAATAACCTTGCCCTGAACTTCGAGACCGGCCAAGGGGGCATCGGATCGGGCATCAAGAGCTTCCTCGCCAAGATATACAAGTACCAGGAAGGCGATCAAATGCCCGGCGAGAAAGTTACCCGCGAAGGCGGCTGGGGCGATTACATTCCGGGCGTAATGGCGGGAGACAAAGATTCTGCCGAGAAACAGGCAGCTGAAGGCAACGATGCGCTGCAAAAGCAGCTTGAGAACGCGCGTCGCGTGCAGAGTCTCAAAGTGGAAGACGCCGATATGCAAGGACGCAACGCCCTCGAATATGCGAAAGAACACGCCGATGAGGTAATCAAGTAA
- a CDS encoding 4Fe-4S dicluster domain-containing protein, translating into MTKAILVNYDYCTGCHSCEVACKKILDLPKGEFGIKVCEVGPFQYSERAGLKDSWEWTYMPVITQACDLCVERTEQGKMPMCVQHCQAWCMYFGEAEELVKKMDGQTRWSLITVKD; encoded by the coding sequence GTGACTAAGGCGATTCTCGTCAATTACGACTACTGCACCGGATGCCATTCATGCGAAGTGGCATGCAAGAAAATCCTTGACCTGCCAAAAGGCGAATTCGGCATCAAGGTTTGCGAAGTGGGGCCGTTTCAGTACAGCGAACGTGCCGGTTTGAAAGACTCGTGGGAATGGACGTACATGCCCGTGATCACGCAGGCATGCGATCTGTGCGTCGAGCGCACCGAGCAGGGCAAAATGCCCATGTGCGTACAGCACTGCCAGGCGTGGTGCATGTATTTCGGCGAAGCCGAAGAACTCGTCAAGAAGATGGACGGTCAAACCCGCTGGTCGCTCATCACCGTGAAAGACTAA
- a CDS encoding MmgE/PrpD family protein encodes MTITDEICAHVVAADYSLLDDFTVSRLKTRVLDAIGVIAAGAHAPLCDELFDLLKSYGTAAQSAAFFRSEKIDAPSAAMINSFSMRSYDFEAIEAENENRKSSAAHISGTTVPTAFACAERAGASGRDFMVALALGDDIAARLGAASGFDVYGGWDNTNTINGLGATVIAGKLAGLDERQLNNALGLDLNMLGGSMDNINYKTLAFKLPMALASRNAIFSADFAARGMTATHDAFGGKKGYFFLYCGEKQQPELLCKDLGKVFYGDVVIKPWSACRATHPSIDACLQIVAAHDIDPEQVSRVVVHTTPRTAQGFVGQPFDPGEEPQVSGAFSIIYTAAVAIATKTVRPDSMNLAAMQDPALKRLIEKIEIQPSLAPDEYQTAEADIVMADGAAYHARCDVPKGDIYKSPMSEEEVLDKFYRNIEFSQTLSRADADRVVKAVSRLEELDDIGELVAFMR; translated from the coding sequence GTGACAATAACGGACGAAATCTGCGCGCACGTTGTTGCGGCAGACTACTCATTGCTCGACGACTTCACGGTCTCCCGATTAAAAACCCGCGTGCTTGATGCGATAGGGGTCATTGCCGCCGGTGCTCATGCGCCTTTGTGCGACGAGCTGTTCGATCTGCTGAAGAGCTACGGAACTGCTGCTCAGAGCGCAGCGTTTTTCCGCAGTGAGAAGATCGATGCGCCTTCGGCCGCCATGATCAACAGCTTCTCGATGCGGTCGTACGACTTCGAGGCCATCGAGGCCGAGAACGAGAACAGGAAAAGCAGCGCCGCGCATATCAGCGGCACGACGGTTCCGACCGCATTTGCCTGTGCTGAGCGGGCGGGGGCAAGCGGACGCGATTTCATGGTGGCGCTCGCCCTCGGCGACGATATCGCTGCACGATTGGGTGCGGCTTCGGGGTTCGACGTGTACGGGGGCTGGGATAACACCAACACCATCAACGGCCTCGGCGCTACCGTCATCGCCGGCAAGCTCGCGGGGCTTGACGAGCGACAGCTCAACAACGCGCTCGGTCTCGATCTCAACATGCTCGGCGGATCAATGGACAACATCAATTACAAGACGCTTGCCTTCAAGCTTCCGATGGCACTCGCTTCGCGCAACGCCATCTTTTCGGCCGATTTTGCGGCACGGGGCATGACGGCTACCCATGATGCATTCGGGGGGAAGAAGGGCTACTTCTTTTTGTATTGCGGAGAGAAGCAACAGCCGGAGCTTCTGTGCAAAGATCTAGGCAAGGTCTTCTACGGTGATGTGGTCATCAAACCGTGGTCAGCGTGCCGGGCCACCCACCCGTCTATCGATGCGTGCCTGCAGATCGTTGCCGCGCACGATATCGATCCCGAGCAGGTTTCCAGAGTGGTCGTGCATACGACACCGCGCACAGCCCAAGGGTTTGTGGGGCAGCCGTTCGATCCGGGCGAAGAGCCTCAGGTGAGCGGTGCGTTCAGTATCATCTATACCGCAGCGGTCGCCATCGCAACAAAAACGGTACGCCCGGATTCCATGAACCTAGCGGCCATGCAGGATCCGGCCCTCAAGCGCCTCATCGAAAAGATCGAGATACAGCCCTCGCTTGCGCCCGACGAGTACCAGACGGCGGAGGCTGACATCGTGATGGCGGACGGAGCGGCGTACCACGCCCGATGCGATGTTCCAAAAGGCGACATCTACAAGAGCCCGATGAGCGAAGAGGAGGTGTTGGATAAGTTTTACAGAAACATCGAGTTCTCCCAGACGCTTTCACGGGCTGATGCCGATCGCGTCGTGAAGGCGGTTTCGCGTCTTGAAGAGCTCGATGACATCGGCGAACTCGTTGCGTTCATGAGGTAG
- a CDS encoding MFS transporter: MTAEQKAKTKKALGVTVQIAALLVITLQYAKSFSTPAMSAIGAAYAPAGIDSLMLKNIEGLPSLMAIVGAFAVGVMERYMKKKTMLIIAMACTLVGGVAAGFMPETTEGFYGILACRVILGFGRGMIFPMASSFIADLFDGKKRDRLMSFKTAVGGLSGSLFQLIGGFLAVLSWRYAFIGYLFIVPIVLMIIFWLPEPDVKPAGTTADGKKQSALKSITVAAWIVILLAGIWNFFQFSYFTNISLCIKEAGLGDTGFAGIISSTQTLACAVGAICYGAFIKGRLRGFDLPIALLGEAVGFFILTHVITVPGYYAGAIIYGFAFGMFNPALILQIVKVLPKEGATLGLSLLAAAQNLCQYFSAYVLAFLAGIMGVAATGQFAGWNVAWPLATGMAVLVAVIIVATKAKHPELIAGLREPAVPAELEAKDE, from the coding sequence ATGACCGCAGAACAAAAAGCTAAGACAAAGAAGGCTTTAGGCGTCACCGTGCAGATTGCCGCGTTGCTCGTCATCACGCTGCAGTATGCGAAATCGTTCTCGACACCGGCTATGTCTGCTATCGGGGCGGCATATGCCCCAGCTGGCATTGATTCGCTCATGCTCAAGAACATCGAAGGTCTTCCATCGCTCATGGCCATCGTCGGTGCATTCGCCGTCGGTGTCATGGAGCGGTATATGAAAAAGAAGACCATGCTCATCATAGCTATGGCCTGCACGCTTGTCGGAGGCGTCGCTGCAGGCTTCATGCCCGAGACGACAGAGGGTTTTTACGGTATCCTAGCCTGTCGCGTGATTCTCGGTTTCGGTCGCGGCATGATCTTCCCGATGGCGTCGTCGTTTATCGCCGATCTGTTCGACGGTAAAAAACGCGACCGCCTCATGAGCTTCAAAACGGCAGTCGGCGGTCTTTCTGGCTCGCTCTTCCAGCTCATCGGTGGATTCCTTGCCGTCCTTTCCTGGCGCTATGCGTTTATCGGCTATCTGTTCATCGTGCCTATCGTGCTGATGATCATCTTCTGGCTGCCCGAACCCGACGTAAAGCCTGCTGGAACCACGGCTGACGGCAAGAAGCAAAGTGCGCTCAAATCGATAACGGTCGCTGCATGGATCGTTATCCTGCTTGCCGGTATTTGGAATTTCTTCCAATTCTCGTATTTCACCAATATCTCGCTCTGCATCAAAGAAGCGGGGCTCGGTGATACCGGATTCGCCGGCATCATCAGCTCGACGCAAACGCTTGCTTGCGCGGTGGGCGCCATCTGCTACGGAGCGTTCATCAAAGGTCGTCTGCGCGGATTCGACCTGCCGATCGCGCTTTTGGGTGAGGCTGTCGGCTTCTTTATCCTGACGCACGTGATCACGGTGCCCGGCTATTATGCAGGAGCCATTATTTACGGTTTCGCGTTCGGTATGTTCAATCCGGCCCTTATACTGCAGATCGTGAAAGTGCTGCCGAAGGAAGGCGCGACATTGGGGTTGTCGCTTCTGGCAGCCGCACAGAACCTCTGCCAATATTTCTCGGCTTACGTGCTGGCGTTTCTTGCGGGCATCATGGGCGTTGCGGCTACTGGTCAGTTTGCCGGCTGGAACGTTGCGTGGCCCCTTGCGACGGGAATGGCGGTTTTGGTTGCCGTGATCATTGTGGCAACGAAGGCCAAGCACCCCGAGCTAATTGCAGGGTTGCGTGAACCAGCGGTTCCGGCCGAGCTCGAAGCGAAAGACGAGTAG
- a CDS encoding MFS transporter — protein sequence MALVRDGRLFGTIHYAFVIMVCCCFVQAFGMGLILNCGSLFYVPVCEDLGFLRSEISTYMTGYFIGTTLVTPLAGKLLSKYDTRVVMSVAIVVLSGAVVAMSTYTEIWQWQVSGFLVGAAGAGIFVLPSASLIGNWFIKRRGFVYGIVMACSGISATVFSMVISSLIQTAGWRSAYVFVGVASLVVILPCSLLMRKKPTDLGIAPYGYQAEVQDGKEKLPVMRGVAVKVAVASLAFWCLFVFAGIASFIHGGIEQHMPGYIQSIGFTASFAAIIVSAESAESVVDKLVMGWLNDKIGVRKTTIIELVLIFVGIAGFIVFKNPVFLILSTFLFGIQDSLMSVSLPLLIRDLFGSKNYTQIHAWIRTGVGLFGSFSGVLVGAVYDSTGTFVPAFAGLMGTCVLAIGCVALAYRSRKKLVWTADDGTPCEHRDIVQA from the coding sequence ATGGCGCTTGTCAGGGATGGCAGGTTGTTCGGAACGATTCACTATGCGTTTGTTATTATGGTCTGCTGCTGTTTCGTGCAAGCGTTCGGTATGGGCCTAATTTTGAACTGCGGGAGCTTATTCTACGTTCCCGTCTGCGAAGATCTCGGTTTTCTCCGTTCCGAGATATCCACCTATATGACGGGGTACTTCATCGGCACGACGCTTGTGACGCCCTTGGCGGGCAAGCTTCTTTCGAAGTACGATACGCGCGTCGTCATGTCTGTGGCTATCGTTGTGCTTTCGGGAGCTGTTGTAGCCATGAGCACGTACACCGAGATATGGCAATGGCAGGTTTCGGGTTTTCTTGTCGGCGCTGCGGGGGCCGGCATCTTCGTCTTGCCTTCCGCGTCGCTTATTGGAAATTGGTTCATCAAGCGGCGGGGATTCGTATACGGCATCGTCATGGCATGTTCGGGCATTTCGGCAACCGTGTTCTCGATGGTTATCAGCTCTTTGATTCAAACGGCTGGATGGCGATCGGCTTACGTGTTCGTCGGTGTGGCATCGCTCGTGGTTATTCTGCCATGCAGCTTGCTCATGCGGAAAAAACCGACCGATCTGGGTATTGCGCCGTACGGCTATCAAGCCGAAGTTCAGGACGGGAAAGAGAAGCTGCCCGTCATGCGCGGTGTTGCTGTCAAAGTGGCTGTTGCGTCGCTTGCGTTTTGGTGTTTGTTTGTGTTTGCGGGCATCGCCTCGTTCATACACGGCGGAATCGAACAGCATATGCCCGGATATATCCAGTCGATTGGGTTCACGGCGTCGTTTGCGGCCATCATCGTCTCGGCTGAATCGGCGGAATCGGTAGTCGACAAGCTTGTTATGGGATGGCTCAACGACAAGATCGGCGTGAGGAAAACCACCATCATCGAACTGGTTCTCATCTTTGTCGGCATCGCGGGATTCATCGTGTTTAAAAACCCCGTCTTCCTGATTCTCTCGACGTTTCTGTTCGGTATCCAGGATTCGCTGATGTCGGTTAGCCTCCCCTTGCTCATACGCGACCTATTCGGGTCGAAGAACTATACGCAGATTCATGCATGGATTCGCACGGGCGTCGGCTTGTTCGGATCGTTCTCGGGGGTACTCGTCGGTGCCGTGTACGACTCGACGGGAACGTTCGTGCCAGCGTTTGCGGGGCTTATGGGCACCTGCGTTTTGGCCATAGGGTGCGTAGCCTTGGCGTACCGTTCCCGCAAGAAGCTCGTATGGACAGCCGATGATGGAACACCGTGCGAACACCGCGATATCGTTCAGGCGTGA
- a CDS encoding uroporphyrinogen decarboxylase family protein yields the protein MLSPRENAMAILNREQPDYYNDFMDVVRWIPDPVRARDAIPQDGKEHKDSWGTVKVFLPGSPGAHPHFTSDNLVIPDIEAWERYLRVPEIENLDWSRAKEAAAQIDRSQHFAGLFMAAGLFERSHFLMGMEDALCNYLEYPDEMADLLSAIANFKIREIEIAAETVKPDIVFFQDDWGSKQNLFLPPAVWREIIKPLQMNIADAIHATGALYVHHADCICEPIVEDMVELGIDIWQGVIPQNDIVEIQRITEGRLPMVGGVDVPAIDVEGLPEEAIRAEVRRAIDTYCPAGRFFPGKPSGRCFIERNNAIFLDELDSYGRIWAREHPVSRG from the coding sequence ATGCTATCACCACGAGAGAATGCTATGGCGATATTGAATCGGGAGCAACCCGATTATTACAACGATTTCATGGATGTGGTCAGATGGATCCCCGATCCCGTCCGCGCACGCGATGCGATTCCCCAAGACGGAAAAGAGCATAAGGATTCATGGGGAACCGTCAAGGTGTTTTTGCCTGGTTCGCCAGGAGCACATCCTCATTTTACTTCCGACAACCTCGTCATCCCCGATATCGAAGCCTGGGAGAGGTACCTTAGGGTTCCCGAAATCGAGAATCTTGATTGGTCTCGCGCGAAAGAGGCGGCAGCCCAGATAGACCGCAGCCAGCATTTTGCAGGCTTGTTCATGGCGGCAGGCCTGTTCGAGCGCTCTCATTTCCTCATGGGCATGGAGGATGCTTTGTGCAATTACCTCGAATACCCCGACGAGATGGCCGATCTGCTCTCTGCCATTGCGAATTTCAAGATTCGCGAAATCGAAATCGCAGCCGAGACGGTGAAGCCCGACATCGTCTTTTTCCAGGACGACTGGGGCAGCAAGCAGAACCTCTTTCTGCCGCCAGCGGTGTGGCGCGAGATCATCAAGCCGCTGCAGATGAACATAGCGGATGCGATCCACGCGACGGGAGCTCTTTACGTGCATCATGCCGATTGCATTTGCGAGCCCATCGTCGAGGACATGGTGGAGCTGGGAATCGACATCTGGCAGGGTGTCATTCCCCAAAACGACATCGTGGAAATACAGCGCATCACCGAGGGCAGGCTGCCCATGGTCGGAGGCGTCGATGTGCCGGCAATCGACGTCGAGGGGCTTCCCGAAGAGGCGATTCGCGCCGAAGTGCGTCGCGCGATAGACACGTACTGTCCCGCTGGTCGCTTTTTTCCGGGTAAACCGAGCGGTCGCTGCTTTATCGAGCGCAACAACGCCATCTTCCTTGACGAGCTTGACTCATACGGGCGCATATGGGCTCGAGAGCATCCCGTTTCTAGGGGGTAG